One region of Synechococcus elongatus PCC 11801 genomic DNA includes:
- a CDS encoding alpha-E domain-containing protein: MLSRVADSIYWLNRYIERAENIARFVDVNFSLNLDIGSNTSQQWEPLIITTGDHDLFRDRYGEATEENVLKFLTFDRNYPNSILSCLAAARENARSIREIISSEMWEQVNSFYWMVQDTSKQIDEVDLPRFFQEVKMASHLFAGVMDATLSHNEGWHFGHLGRMLERADKTARILDVKYFILLPSPQDVGTLLDELQWIALLRSASAYEMYRKQGRRRITPLGVAEFLILNPIFPRSIRHSLGRVESSLHKICGTPAGTWSNLAQRAIGRLSAELGYLTMSEIFDIGLHEFLDDLEQKMNHVDQQIFETFFTLDAIAA; this comes from the coding sequence ATGCTGAGCCGAGTTGCTGACTCAATCTATTGGCTGAATCGCTATATCGAGAGAGCTGAGAATATTGCTCGTTTTGTAGATGTTAACTTCAGCTTGAATCTGGATATTGGTTCCAATACTTCTCAGCAATGGGAACCTCTGATTATTACAACTGGCGATCATGATCTATTCCGCGATCGCTATGGCGAAGCTACAGAAGAAAATGTACTCAAATTTTTGACCTTCGATCGCAACTATCCCAATTCAATCTTGAGTTGCCTAGCAGCTGCTCGGGAAAATGCACGATCAATCCGCGAGATCATCTCCTCAGAAATGTGGGAGCAGGTTAACTCGTTTTACTGGATGGTTCAGGACACCTCTAAACAGATTGATGAGGTGGATCTCCCGCGCTTTTTCCAAGAGGTTAAGATGGCGAGCCATCTCTTTGCAGGAGTGATGGATGCGACGCTCTCTCACAATGAGGGCTGGCACTTTGGTCATCTCGGACGGATGTTGGAGCGAGCTGATAAAACTGCACGCATCTTGGATGTTAAGTACTTCATCCTGCTCCCTTCACCCCAGGATGTGGGGACACTGCTCGATGAGTTGCAGTGGATTGCCTTATTGCGATCCGCCAGTGCCTATGAAATGTATCGCAAACAGGGAAGACGACGTATTACCCCCTTGGGCGTAGCGGAGTTTTTAATCCTGAATCCGATTTTCCCCCGGTCTATTCGTCATTCCTTAGGTCGCGTCGAGTCTTCACTGCATAAGATTTGTGGCACGCCAGCAGGCACTTGGTCGAACTTGGCACAACGAGCGATCGGACGCCTGAGCGCTGAACTTGGCTATCTAACCATGTCTGAAATTTTTGATATTGGTCTGCACGAATTTCTAGATGATTTGGAACAGAAAATGAACCACGTCGATCAGCAAATTTTTGAAACGTTCTTTACGCTGGACGCGATCGCGGCTTAA
- a CDS encoding Rqc2 family fibronectin-binding protein, protein MQPVDYTTLVAVCRELQTAVVPARLEQVYQRDRHSLSLGLRTFSDRPWLLLSWHPEAARLHLDTPPPRDPDTFTLSQQLQAVLKGFALIDLQLPQPWERIVALSFGDRPGDPPRFQLLLEVMGKYSNLVLLNADGEIVTVAHQVSDRQSRLRTVRTGEPYEWPPALTTQIPNLDEPFERWRDRLQLVPGRLDRQLIQCYRGLSSRLVQQLCRQADLDPQQNTAAIAPTGWQQLHSAWQDWLRGLQGTTAFQPQLQESGYRLLPTGPDSADSVNAVIATYYDRQLLSQQFQQLRQQLSQRLQQQQQKLQQKQQDFQGRLDAAEDADRWRQQGDLLMASLDQWQPGLESLSLPDFETGEPQQLQLDPALNAVQNAQRFYRRHQKAKRSRQAVLPLLAEVEAELRYLDSIAAALAPLQTAQTRADWLALQEIREELAQQGYWPYKTDRPRPTRSQPDFLRYQSPSGYEVWVGRNNRQNEILTFQSATDYDLWFHAQEIPGSHVLLRLPAGDRPDPADLQFSADLAALHSRAAQADQVPVVWTEPRNVWKPKGAHPGMVLYRQERVVWAQPQQRRSQLTDNLALSTAK, encoded by the coding sequence ATGCAACCTGTCGATTACACCACGTTGGTCGCGGTCTGCCGGGAACTCCAAACAGCCGTTGTGCCGGCTCGGCTAGAACAGGTCTATCAACGCGATCGCCATAGCCTTTCCTTGGGTTTACGCACCTTCAGTGATCGCCCTTGGCTGTTGCTGTCGTGGCACCCTGAAGCCGCACGACTTCATTTAGATACGCCGCCGCCTCGCGATCCCGATACCTTTACCCTCAGCCAGCAGCTCCAAGCAGTGTTGAAGGGGTTTGCCCTGATTGACTTGCAACTACCGCAGCCTTGGGAGCGAATTGTTGCCCTCTCTTTTGGCGATCGCCCTGGCGATCCGCCGCGCTTTCAACTGCTGCTGGAAGTGATGGGCAAATACAGCAACCTCGTCCTGCTCAATGCCGATGGCGAAATTGTGACGGTGGCACATCAAGTTAGCGATCGCCAATCGCGGTTACGAACCGTACGGACGGGCGAACCCTACGAATGGCCGCCGGCGCTAACGACACAGATTCCCAATCTGGATGAACCTTTTGAACGCTGGCGCGATCGCCTGCAGTTGGTCCCGGGACGCCTCGATCGCCAGTTAATCCAGTGCTATCGCGGTCTCAGTAGTCGCCTAGTGCAGCAGCTCTGCCGACAGGCAGACTTGGATCCACAGCAGAATACAGCCGCGATCGCCCCGACAGGATGGCAGCAGTTGCATAGCGCTTGGCAAGACTGGCTGCGAGGCTTGCAGGGCACAACAGCATTTCAGCCGCAGTTGCAGGAGTCGGGCTATCGCCTGTTGCCCACAGGGCCAGACTCTGCCGATAGCGTCAACGCGGTGATTGCTACTTACTACGATCGCCAACTGCTTTCGCAACAGTTTCAGCAACTGCGCCAGCAACTCTCGCAACGATTGCAACAACAACAGCAGAAGCTACAGCAAAAACAACAGGACTTTCAGGGCCGCCTAGATGCCGCTGAAGATGCCGATCGCTGGCGACAGCAGGGCGATCTCTTGATGGCTTCTTTAGACCAGTGGCAGCCCGGACTAGAGTCCCTGAGTTTGCCGGACTTTGAGACGGGTGAACCCCAGCAGCTCCAGCTCGATCCGGCTTTGAATGCTGTGCAAAATGCTCAGCGTTTCTATCGTCGCCACCAAAAAGCCAAGCGATCGCGCCAGGCGGTTTTACCCCTGCTGGCGGAAGTAGAGGCCGAACTCCGCTACCTCGACAGCATTGCGGCGGCCTTAGCTCCCCTGCAAACAGCTCAAACCCGCGCTGACTGGCTCGCCTTGCAGGAGATTCGTGAGGAGCTGGCGCAACAGGGCTACTGGCCCTACAAAACTGATCGCCCTCGACCGACACGATCGCAGCCTGATTTTCTGCGTTACCAAAGCCCCAGCGGCTATGAGGTTTGGGTCGGGCGCAACAATCGCCAGAACGAAATTCTCACCTTCCAAAGCGCCACAGATTACGACCTCTGGTTTCACGCCCAAGAAATTCCCGGCAGTCATGTCCTGCTGCGCTTACCCGCAGGCGATCGCCCAGATCCGGCTGACCTCCAGTTCAGCGCCGATCTCGCAGCGCTCCACAGCCGAGCAGCTCAAGCGGATCAAGTCCCCGTCGTTTGGACTGAACCGCGTAATGTCTGGAAGCCCAAGGGAGCCCATCCGGGCATGGTGCTCTACCGACAAGAGCGGGTAGTTTGGGCACAACCCCAACAGCGGCGATCGCAACTCACCGATAACCTAGCGTTATCAACCGCTAAGTAA
- a CDS encoding Gfo/Idh/MocA family protein gives MRPFDARQPLRVAVLGTGFGAKVHIPALQHHSETTVQAVYHRRPEQAAAIAQQFGIPSAYSDLEALLADPAIEAVTIASPPFLHYSMAWAALSAGKSVLLEKPTTLNVEEARALWKLASSQSLTVTLDFEYRFVPAWQYVAELLAEGAIGQPWLVKLDWLMSSRADASRPWNWYAQRSQGGGALGALGSHSFDYLAWLLGPARRLQARLFTAIQERPDPSDGQLKPVDSDDTDLIQLELANGVPCQISLSSVCRQGRGHWLEVYGDRGTLILGSSNQKDYVHGFQVWFAAAGQELQALSIPSRLAFPQEFADGRLAPVLRVVDHWLADIRCGEMTAPSLREGLYSQLLIDLCWQSQRSGEWQTIPELSRLL, from the coding sequence ATGCGCCCATTTGATGCCCGTCAGCCACTGCGTGTGGCGGTGCTTGGAACGGGGTTTGGAGCGAAGGTTCATATTCCAGCTCTGCAGCACCATTCTGAAACAACGGTGCAGGCGGTTTACCATCGCCGGCCGGAGCAAGCTGCTGCGATCGCCCAACAATTTGGCATCCCCTCGGCCTACAGCGATCTCGAAGCGTTACTGGCCGATCCCGCGATCGAAGCCGTCACGATCGCCAGCCCGCCGTTTTTGCACTACTCCATGGCTTGGGCGGCGCTCTCGGCGGGGAAGTCAGTCCTGCTCGAAAAGCCGACCACCCTCAATGTCGAAGAAGCCCGCGCTCTCTGGAAACTGGCGAGTAGTCAAAGCTTGACGGTCACGCTCGACTTTGAATATCGCTTTGTGCCGGCCTGGCAGTATGTGGCTGAACTACTAGCAGAAGGCGCGATCGGGCAGCCCTGGCTGGTTAAACTCGATTGGCTCATGTCTAGCCGAGCTGATGCCAGTCGCCCTTGGAATTGGTACGCTCAGCGATCGCAGGGGGGCGGAGCTCTTGGGGCTTTAGGCAGCCACAGCTTTGACTACCTGGCGTGGTTATTGGGTCCAGCTCGGCGGTTGCAAGCTCGGTTGTTTACTGCGATTCAAGAACGACCTGATCCCAGTGATGGCCAGTTAAAGCCTGTCGATTCCGACGACACGGATCTGATTCAGTTGGAATTAGCCAACGGCGTTCCGTGCCAAATCAGCCTGAGTTCTGTCTGCCGTCAGGGTCGTGGTCACTGGCTGGAAGTCTATGGCGATCGCGGCACCCTCATTCTGGGCAGCAGCAATCAAAAGGACTACGTCCACGGCTTTCAGGTTTGGTTTGCTGCGGCTGGGCAGGAGCTGCAAGCGTTGAGCATCCCAAGCCGACTAGCATTCCCGCAGGAATTTGCCGATGGCCGCCTAGCGCCGGTGCTCCGAGTGGTCGATCACTGGCTGGCGGATATTCGCTGTGGTGAGATGACAGCGCCCAGCCTCAGGGAAGGGCTGTACTCGCAGTTGTTGATTGATCTCTGCTGGCAGTCGCAGCGGAGTGGCGAGTGGCAAACCATCCCTGAGTTGAGTCGTCTGCTGTAG
- a CDS encoding proline--tRNA ligase, producing MRLSQMLFVTLREDPAEAEIPSHKLLLRAGYIRRIASGIYAYLPLMWRVLHKVSQIVREEMDATGAQETLLPQLQPAELWQESGRWETYTKAEGIMFSLDDRQQRQLGLGPTHEEVITAVARDLIRSYRQLPQNLYQIQTKFRDEIRPRFGLMRGREFIMKDAYSFHADEESLRQTYATMDQAYRNIFRRCGLQFRAVEADSGAIGGSASQEFMILADAGEDEILYTEDGRYAANVEKAVSLPAEAIASPFTTFEKRETVGTDTIATLCEFLQADPTQVVKQVLYQAVFDNGKLLPILISIRGDQSVNEVKLTNELTRRAADYGAKTVIALTVPDAEALKKWTAAPLPLGYLGPNLADAAIAINEGVIPKFLRLVDATAADLQNFVTGANEINFHVVGANWETNFPKPAVVDLRTALVGDRAQHDPSQVLESARGIEAGHIFQLGLKYSQAMGATFTTESGAEQPLWMGCYGIGVSRVAQAAVEQSYDKDGIIWPVAIAPYQAVVVIPNITDAEQVAAAEKIYAELTAAGIETLLDDRDERAGVKFKDADLIGIPYRIVTGRSLKEGKVEVVQRASKESSAIAVEAVVETLQGWIAEAIA from the coding sequence ATGCGCCTTTCTCAGATGCTGTTTGTGACCCTCCGCGAGGATCCAGCCGAAGCGGAAATTCCCAGTCACAAATTGCTCTTGCGGGCGGGCTACATCCGCCGGATTGCCAGCGGTATCTATGCCTACCTACCGCTGATGTGGCGGGTGCTGCACAAGGTGTCGCAGATTGTGCGCGAAGAAATGGACGCCACCGGCGCACAGGAAACTTTGTTGCCGCAACTCCAGCCAGCGGAACTCTGGCAAGAGTCAGGCCGTTGGGAAACCTACACCAAAGCTGAGGGGATCATGTTCTCCTTGGACGATCGCCAGCAACGGCAGTTGGGCTTGGGGCCGACCCATGAGGAAGTGATCACGGCGGTGGCGCGGGATCTAATTCGTTCCTATCGCCAGCTACCCCAGAACCTCTATCAAATTCAGACGAAATTCCGGGATGAAATTCGGCCGCGCTTCGGTCTGATGCGGGGTCGCGAATTCATCATGAAGGACGCCTATTCCTTCCATGCCGATGAGGAGAGCCTGCGCCAAACCTACGCGACGATGGATCAGGCTTATCGCAATATTTTCCGGCGCTGTGGTCTGCAATTCCGTGCGGTTGAAGCGGATTCGGGGGCGATTGGCGGTTCCGCCTCACAGGAATTTATGATTCTGGCAGATGCGGGCGAAGACGAAATTCTCTACACGGAAGATGGGCGCTACGCTGCCAACGTCGAGAAAGCTGTCTCATTACCTGCAGAAGCGATCGCCTCTCCCTTCACGACCTTTGAAAAGCGAGAAACCGTCGGTACTGACACGATCGCTACTCTCTGTGAGTTCTTGCAAGCCGATCCAACGCAGGTAGTGAAGCAAGTTCTCTATCAAGCAGTCTTCGATAACGGCAAACTGCTGCCCATTCTGATCAGCATTCGTGGCGACCAAAGCGTCAACGAGGTCAAGCTGACCAATGAGCTGACCCGTCGCGCGGCGGACTACGGTGCTAAAACCGTGATTGCCCTGACAGTGCCAGATGCGGAAGCCCTGAAAAAATGGACAGCGGCTCCGTTGCCCCTCGGTTATCTCGGCCCGAATCTGGCGGATGCGGCGATCGCAATAAACGAGGGCGTCATTCCCAAGTTCCTGCGCTTGGTGGATGCGACAGCTGCCGATCTCCAGAACTTTGTGACGGGTGCCAACGAGATCAACTTCCATGTGGTTGGCGCCAATTGGGAAACGAATTTCCCGAAACCAGCGGTCGTAGATCTACGGACAGCCCTAGTCGGCGATCGCGCTCAACATGACCCCAGCCAAGTTTTGGAATCTGCTCGCGGAATTGAGGCCGGTCATATCTTCCAGTTGGGGCTGAAATACTCCCAAGCGATGGGGGCGACCTTTACGACGGAAAGTGGTGCCGAACAACCACTCTGGATGGGTTGCTATGGCATTGGGGTGTCGCGGGTGGCTCAAGCCGCAGTGGAGCAGTCCTACGACAAGGACGGCATCATTTGGCCGGTGGCGATCGCGCCCTATCAAGCGGTGGTGGTAATTCCCAACATCACCGATGCGGAGCAAGTCGCAGCGGCTGAGAAAATCTATGCGGAGCTGACGGCTGCGGGCATCGAAACGCTGCTCGACGATCGCGATGAACGGGCGGGCGTCAAATTCAAAGATGCGGACTTAATTGGTATTCCCTATCGAATCGTCACAGGGCGATCGCTCAAGGAAGGCAAGGTCGAGGTGGTGCAGCGGGCTAGCAAGGAATCGAGTGCGATCGCAGTGGAAGCGGTGGTCGAAACCTTGCAGGGTTGGATTGCAGAAGCGATCGCCTAA
- a CDS encoding circularly permuted type 2 ATP-grasp protein — protein MLFQSYDPGDFYDELFLAAGQPRPEAELLVRKVDSLPVEEIQRRQQLAQNFLMKMGATFNVYGAEGGIERIIPFDIIPRLMNATEWWPLERGLKQRITALNCFLQDVYNDQKILKDRVIPEELILSANGFLKPCIGLKPPHGIWCHIAGIDMVRDRDGAWYVLEDNVRCPSGVSYFLENRQVMKRTFPEVFNRGGVLPVDEYPGHLLDTLLHLAPDQVDNPTVVVLSPGIYNSAYFEHAYLAQKMGAELVEGRDLVIADGYLQMRTTRGLKRVDVIYRRIDDDFIDPLAFRPDSLLGIPGLLEVYRQGRVAIANALGTGVADDKVIYTYVPAMIRYYLGEDPILDNVPTYLCWEEDQRAYVLDHLDELVVKAAGESGGYGMLIGSQASEEERQKFARLIQENPRNYIAQKTLSLSRSPTLIDGELVGCHVDLRPYILCGETINVTPGGFTRVAMRKGSLVVNSSQGGGSKDTWVLTDAGDLNSTQVQVQ, from the coding sequence GTGCTCTTTCAAAGCTACGATCCGGGGGACTTCTACGACGAGCTGTTCCTTGCTGCTGGACAACCACGGCCTGAAGCAGAGCTTCTAGTGCGCAAGGTGGATTCTCTACCGGTTGAAGAAATCCAGCGTCGGCAGCAACTTGCCCAAAACTTCCTGATGAAAATGGGTGCCACCTTTAATGTCTATGGTGCAGAAGGCGGCATTGAGCGCATTATTCCCTTTGATATTATTCCGCGCTTAATGAATGCTACTGAATGGTGGCCCTTAGAGCGAGGCTTAAAGCAGCGAATTACAGCGCTTAACTGCTTTCTACAAGATGTATATAACGACCAAAAAATTCTCAAGGATCGGGTGATTCCTGAGGAGTTAATTCTTTCGGCAAATGGTTTTCTTAAACCCTGTATTGGCCTAAAGCCACCCCATGGAATTTGGTGCCATATTGCTGGCATTGATATGGTGCGCGATCGCGATGGTGCTTGGTACGTTCTTGAAGATAATGTCCGCTGTCCCTCTGGTGTTTCCTATTTCTTGGAAAACCGCCAAGTGATGAAGCGAACCTTCCCTGAGGTGTTCAACCGAGGTGGGGTTTTACCGGTTGATGAATATCCGGGACATCTGCTAGATACGCTGCTCCATTTAGCGCCGGATCAAGTTGATAATCCAACGGTTGTTGTCCTCAGTCCTGGCATCTACAATTCAGCCTATTTTGAACATGCCTATCTCGCCCAGAAAATGGGTGCAGAGTTAGTTGAAGGTCGGGATTTAGTCATTGCTGATGGCTATTTACAAATGCGGACAACCCGTGGACTGAAGCGGGTGGATGTCATTTATCGGCGGATTGATGATGACTTTATTGACCCACTTGCATTCCGACCAGATTCGCTCTTGGGTATTCCGGGCTTGCTGGAAGTCTATCGCCAGGGGCGTGTGGCGATCGCCAATGCCTTGGGGACAGGAGTTGCTGACGATAAGGTGATCTACACCTATGTACCGGCGATGATTCGTTATTACCTCGGTGAAGATCCGATTTTGGATAACGTACCGACTTATCTCTGTTGGGAAGAAGACCAGCGGGCTTATGTCCTGGATCACCTCGATGAGCTCGTGGTCAAAGCAGCCGGTGAGTCCGGAGGCTACGGCATGTTAATTGGTTCGCAGGCCAGTGAAGAAGAGCGTCAAAAATTTGCTCGCTTAATTCAGGAAAATCCGCGTAACTACATTGCCCAGAAGACTCTGAGCTTGTCGCGATCGCCCACATTAATTGATGGTGAGCTAGTCGGCTGTCATGTTGATCTACGGCCTTATATTCTCTGTGGCGAAACGATCAATGTAACCCCTGGCGGCTTTACAAGAGTTGCCATGCGGAAAGGGTCATTGGTTGTGAATTCCTCTCAAGGAGGCGGCAGCAAAGATACTTGGGTATTGACTGATGCCGGAGATTTAAATTCTACCCAAGTTCAAGTGCAATAA
- a CDS encoding transglutaminase family protein — MKRSLRWTRSRLNRMPHFRIQHQIEYRYDAPVELQPHWIRLQPRGNHFQQLRSFQLQIHPQPNRLFEVQELDGNLCQRAWFDRPSDHFKLQAIAEVVTCLDNPFEFLLEPWAIRLPLRSEAQSQHDRLAPYRCSLLPGGFDPACVRLAQQLLEQAKNDTLSFLLLLNQYLYERIRYVQRPFGDPRWPGQTLALGQGSCRDTTVLFLEVCRVVGLAGRFVSGYHWGGPEAETFDLHAWAEVYLPGAGWRGFDPTIGLATAEAHIAIASAPLPSQAAPTEGSYYGPGISATLSYQVVLVRLSD; from the coding sequence TTGAAACGTTCTTTACGCTGGACGCGATCGCGGCTTAACCGAATGCCTCACTTTCGCATTCAGCATCAGATTGAGTATCGCTACGATGCTCCGGTGGAGTTGCAGCCCCATTGGATTCGACTCCAGCCTCGAGGCAATCACTTCCAGCAACTCCGCTCCTTCCAATTACAAATTCATCCCCAGCCCAATCGCCTGTTTGAGGTGCAGGAGTTGGATGGTAACCTCTGCCAGCGCGCTTGGTTCGATCGCCCCAGCGATCACTTCAAGCTGCAAGCGATTGCAGAAGTGGTGACCTGTCTCGACAACCCCTTTGAGTTCCTGCTGGAACCTTGGGCCATTCGTTTACCCCTGCGATCTGAAGCCCAGTCCCAGCACGATCGCCTAGCGCCCTACCGCTGCAGCCTCTTGCCCGGTGGCTTTGATCCGGCTTGTGTCCGCCTCGCCCAACAGCTACTCGAACAGGCTAAGAACGACACCCTGTCCTTCCTGCTGCTGCTCAACCAATATTTGTACGAACGGATTCGCTATGTCCAGCGACCCTTTGGAGATCCTCGCTGGCCCGGTCAAACCCTTGCGCTGGGTCAAGGCTCTTGCCGCGATACGACGGTGCTCTTTCTCGAAGTTTGTCGGGTTGTGGGTCTGGCCGGTCGCTTTGTCAGTGGCTACCATTGGGGCGGGCCAGAGGCAGAAACGTTTGATCTGCATGCTTGGGCTGAGGTTTACTTGCCTGGTGCCGGTTGGCGTGGCTTCGATCCCACCATCGGCTTGGCGACGGCAGAAGCCCATATCGCGATCGCTAGTGCGCCACTGCCCAGTCAAGCTGCCCCCACTGAGGGCAGCTACTACGGTCCTGGGATTAGCGCAACTCTGAGCTATCAAGTGGTACTGGTTCGCTTGTCGGACTGA
- a CDS encoding helix-turn-helix domain-containing protein, producing the protein MAILWNLPRLARDRSFNAASLAEVTGLPLTLVEGWLQQRLMPPLTAHELDRLCQALNCQPGDLLVADASDPAADCGGEQSCLDSLLDAKLHIFHEEMNEHLTRLQILGNEGTAEIDPVGSSA; encoded by the coding sequence ATGGCCATTCTCTGGAATCTCCCTCGGCTAGCACGCGATCGCAGCTTCAATGCAGCGTCTCTGGCTGAGGTGACGGGGCTGCCGCTAACCTTGGTCGAAGGCTGGCTCCAACAGCGGTTGATGCCGCCGCTAACGGCTCACGAACTCGATCGCCTTTGCCAGGCGCTGAACTGTCAACCGGGCGATTTGCTGGTGGCGGATGCATCTGACCCAGCTGCGGACTGCGGTGGAGAGCAGTCCTGTCTGGACTCGCTCCTGGATGCCAAGCTGCACATTTTCCATGAAGAGATGAACGAGCATCTCACACGCTTACAGATCCTCGGCAATGAGGGAACTGCTGAGATCGATCCTGTTGGTTCCAGCGCCTAG
- a CDS encoding proteasome-type protease encodes MTYCLGIVTQAGLIMAADSRTNAGIDYISTYQKLFDFSLAGDRTIVICCSGNLSITQAVLSQLRRDLAGHSDLNLHTLPTMYDLARYLGQKVRQLQESDRNWLKQDGIDFYCNFLLGGQIRGGPIELYLIYGQGNCIHATPETPYLQIGETKYGKPILDRTISFETSLDMAAKCALMSLDSTMRSNLSVGPPLNLARYERDSFVAPMLVQFPAGHEYLVEMRRRWEISLKDAFMRLPDIEWSQHLPRSLSPTSEPVPLDSSELR; translated from the coding sequence ATGACCTATTGCCTCGGCATCGTTACCCAAGCTGGCCTGATCATGGCGGCCGATTCTCGCACCAATGCGGGGATTGATTACATCTCGACCTATCAAAAGCTGTTTGACTTTTCGCTGGCGGGCGATCGCACCATCGTCATCTGTTGCTCGGGCAACTTGTCGATTACCCAAGCAGTTCTCAGCCAACTCCGCCGCGATTTGGCCGGGCATTCCGACCTCAATCTGCACACCCTGCCCACGATGTATGACTTGGCCCGCTATCTGGGGCAAAAAGTGCGGCAGCTGCAAGAGAGCGATCGCAACTGGTTGAAGCAGGATGGCATTGACTTCTACTGCAACTTCTTGCTGGGTGGCCAGATTCGGGGTGGGCCGATCGAGCTGTACTTGATCTACGGCCAAGGCAACTGCATCCACGCCACGCCCGAGACACCCTATCTCCAGATCGGCGAAACCAAGTACGGCAAGCCAATTCTCGATCGCACGATCAGTTTCGAGACCTCGCTGGACATGGCTGCCAAATGTGCCTTGATGTCCCTCGATTCCACCATGCGATCAAACCTCTCGGTGGGACCGCCCCTCAACCTCGCCCGCTACGAGCGCGACAGCTTCGTTGCACCGATGCTCGTGCAATTCCCTGCAGGGCATGAGTACCTCGTGGAAATGCGTCGCCGCTGGGAAATTTCCCTCAAGGATGCATTCATGCGGCTACCAGACATCGAATGGAGCCAACATCTGCCGCGATCGCTCAGTCCGACAAGCGAACCAGTACCACTTGATAGCTCAGAGTTGCGCTAA
- a CDS encoding cyclic nucleotide-binding domain-containing protein — MPRIRPAEIVEAWQKHGEPLLVPAGSVIFSAEEEGNTMYGLLEGEVVLKRGDQELERISAGDVFGEGAIAQDQHQRFSTAIAATDCKLATLDRERFLFLIHNSPVFALDVIASLSTRLRAIKGNFDTNSGQ; from the coding sequence ATGCCTCGTATTCGCCCTGCCGAAATTGTGGAAGCTTGGCAGAAGCATGGGGAACCCCTGTTGGTGCCTGCAGGGTCCGTCATCTTCAGCGCAGAGGAAGAAGGCAATACGATGTATGGGCTGTTAGAAGGAGAAGTCGTTCTTAAACGAGGCGATCAAGAGCTTGAGCGGATTTCGGCTGGGGATGTCTTTGGTGAAGGCGCGATCGCACAAGATCAGCACCAACGGTTTTCCACCGCGATTGCTGCAACGGATTGCAAACTGGCGACCCTTGATCGTGAGCGCTTCCTCTTTCTGATCCACAATTCGCCTGTCTTTGCCCTCGATGTGATCGCCAGCCTTAGTACACGGCTGCGGGCGATCAAAGGAAACTTTGACACGAACTCAGGGCAGTAG